In a genomic window of Penaeus chinensis breed Huanghai No. 1 chromosome 30, ASM1920278v2, whole genome shotgun sequence:
- the LOC125041188 gene encoding fibrinogen C domain-containing protein 1-like isoform X4, whose protein sequence is MGAWAAWAVLLMLAGLVGGQGRDTRPLIRPPPEVVGPEGMEEDIPDEAFFVDTVRRNELSESETPAVDERRGGGGGGGGGGGGGRGGGRGGGRGGGRGDRERGGGRGGGDRGGGRGGGDRGGGDRGDGEGVRESAGEERVFGGGAGGDTGGGVGNGAGGGGGYGTVGGFGGGGYGPVGGFSGGVFGGGDISDAEISRRQMDTIILLLQRLSDRQATFETLQGQRSERIDSINYRLTRMELLAEERKGVLNEISNAIQHRMETTDNEMDRITGLMDNVKDSISALTQRHVDLRGLITDLPRAVDTGENNDQKLQAVAASVFSVHSVAQAIQHELGEVGLNLTRLMNTTGTLDHIQNNMVSKQHLLQSLNELKSSQTVATASIMPRMMSTRGRGGGKVEQEPEDCWQLLRQGKKKSGVYRIQPQYSSVPFFVYCDMETEGGGWTVIQRREDGTVDFLREWNEYKHGFGNLAGEFWLGNEKIYLLTSQHVSKLRIDLSDFDQQNGFAVYSAFAIGSELEGYSLKMLGEYRGDAGDSLRYHVGRRFSTIDVDNDAWPERNCARDHMGAWWYRACDTSNLNGRYLHGPVPPDHQYTGLYWYDFRGPRYSLWRSRMMVRRGGSVGRPIFKGIDEIKTSTTTVRPEEPPPAEDDEIHSDPEPYDPYSTYNGYDPYAIYDG, encoded by the exons ATGGGGGCGTGGGCGGCCTGGGCGGTATTACTCATGCTAGCTGGGCTCGTGGGCGGCCAGGGCAGGGATACACGCCCACTCATCAGACCTCCTCCG GAGGTCGTGGGGCCAGAGGGCATGGAGGAGGACATCCCGGACGAGGCCTTCTTCGTCGACACCGTCAGGAGAAACGAG CTGAGTGAAAGTGAGACTCCTGCcgtagacgagaggagaggaggcggcggcggcggcggaggaggaggtggaggaggacgaggaggaggaagaggaggagggagaggtggtggcagaggtgacagagaaagaggagggggcagaggaggaggcgatcgaggagggggcagaggaggaggcgacCGAGGTGGGGGCGATAGAGGGGAcggtgaaggagtgagagagagtgccgGAGAGGAGAGGGTCTTCGGTGGCGGCGCAGGAGGCGACACTGGAGGCGGCGTAGGAAACGGTGCAGGAGGCGGCGGGGGATATGGCACTGTGGGGGGGTTTGGCGGCGGAGGATATGGCCCTGTCGGGGGGTTCAGTGGCGGAGTATTCGGCGGGGGAGACATATCTGACGCCGAAATCTCCCGGCGCCAAATGGACACCATCATCCTCCTTCTGCAGCGCCTCAGTGACAGGCAAGCCACCTTCGAGACCCTCCAAGGCCAGCGATCAGAGCGGATTGACAGCATCAACTACAG ACTAACCCGCATGGAGCTGCTGGCGGAGGAGCGGAAGGGCGTGCTCAACGAGATCAGCAACGCCATCCAGCACCGAATGGAGACCACCGACAACGAGATGGACCGCATCACCGGCCTCATGGACAACGTCAAGGACAGCATCTCCGCCCTCACTCAGCGCCACGTCGATCTCCGCGGCCTCATCACGGACCTCCCAAGAGCAG TAGATACGGGCGAGAACAACGACCAGAAGCTACAGGCGGTGGCGGCCTCCGTGTTCAGCGTTCACTCGGTCGCCCAGGCCATTCAGCATGAGCTCGGGGAGGTCGGACTCAACCTGACGCGGCTCATGAACACCACTGG AACGCTCGACCACATCCAGAACAACATGGTGTCGAAGCAGCACCTTCTCCAGAGCCTCAACGAGCTCAAGTCCAGCCAGACGGTGGCCACGGCGTCCATTATGCCCCGGATGATGagcacgagggggaggggaggcggcaaAGTTGAACAGG AGCCCGAGGACTGCTGGCAGCTTCTCCGCCAAGGCAAGAAAAAGTCGGGCGTCTACCGCATCCAGCCGCAGTACTCCAGTGTTCCCTTCTTCGTCTACTGCGACATGGAAACCGAAGGCGGTGGTTGGACG GTGATTCAGCGACGCGAGGACGGCACAGTGGACTTCCTCCGCGAATGGAACGAGTACAAGCACGGTTTCGGTAACCTGGCGGGCGAGTTCTGGCTGGGGAACGAGAAGATCTACCTCCTCACGAGCCAGCAC GTTTCGAAGCTTCGGATTGACCTGTCTGATTTCGACCAGCAAAACGGTTTTGCAGTGTATTCCGCGTTCGCTATAGGGTCTGAGCTGGAAGGTTACTCGCTCAAAATGTTGGGCGAATACAGGGGAGACGCAG GCGACTCTCTGCGTTACCACGTGGGTCGGCGCTTCAGCACCATCGACGTGGATAACGACGCCTGGCCCGAGCGGAACTGCGCCCGAGACCACATGGGCGCCTGGTGGTACAGGGCCTGCGACACAAG CAACCTCAACGGCCGCTACTTGCACGGGCCGGTCCCCCCCGACCACCAATACACCGGCCTCTACTGGTACGACTTCCGCGGGCCGCGCTACTCCCTGTGGCGCTCCCGCATGATGGTCCGCCGGGGGGGCAGTGTCGGCCGCCCGATCTTCAAGGGCATCGATGAAATTAAGACCTCTACCACCACTGTCCG GCCCGAGGAACCTCCCCCAGCGGAAGACGACGAGATCCACTCCGACCCAGAACCCTACGACCCTTACTCCACCTACAACGGATACGATCCCTATGCAATCTATGACGGTTAA
- the LOC125041188 gene encoding fibrinogen C domain-containing protein 1-like isoform X2, with product MGAWAAWAVLLMLAGLVGGQGRDTRPLIRPPPEVVGPEGMEEDIPDEAFFVDTVRRNELSESETPAVDERRGGGGGGGGGGGGGRGGGRGGGRGGGRGDRERGGGRGGGDRGGGRGGGDRGGGDRGDGEGVRESAGEERVFGGGAGGDTGGGVGNGAGGGGGYGTVGGFGGGGYGPVGGFSGGVFGGGDISDAEISRRQMDTIILLLQRLSDRQATFETLQGQRSERIDSINYRLTRMELLAEERKGVLNEISNAIQHRMETTDNEMDRITGLMDNVKDSISALTQRHVDLRGLITDLPRADTGENNDQKLQAVAASVFSVHSVAQAIQHELGEVGLNLTRLMNTTGTLDHIQNNMVSKQHLLQSLNELKSSQTVATASIMPRMMSTRGRGGGKVEQEPEDCWQLLRQGKKKSGVYRIQPQYSSVPFFVYCDMETEGGGWTVIQRREDGTVDFLREWNEYKHGFGNLAGEFWLGNEKIYLLTSQHVSKLRIDLSDFDQQNGFAVYSAFAIGSELEGYSLKMLGEYRGDAGDSLRYHVGRRFSTIDVDNDAWPERNCARDHMGAWWYRACDTRQLSTPTFSNSNLNGRYLHGPVPPDHQYTGLYWYDFRGPRYSLWRSRMMVRRGGSVGRPIFKGIDEIKTSTTTVRPEEPPPAEDDEIHSDPEPYDPYSTYNGYDPYAIYDG from the exons ATGGGGGCGTGGGCGGCCTGGGCGGTATTACTCATGCTAGCTGGGCTCGTGGGCGGCCAGGGCAGGGATACACGCCCACTCATCAGACCTCCTCCG GAGGTCGTGGGGCCAGAGGGCATGGAGGAGGACATCCCGGACGAGGCCTTCTTCGTCGACACCGTCAGGAGAAACGAG CTGAGTGAAAGTGAGACTCCTGCcgtagacgagaggagaggaggcggcggcggcggcggaggaggaggtggaggaggacgaggaggaggaagaggaggagggagaggtggtggcagaggtgacagagaaagaggagggggcagaggaggaggcgatcgaggagggggcagaggaggaggcgacCGAGGTGGGGGCGATAGAGGGGAcggtgaaggagtgagagagagtgccgGAGAGGAGAGGGTCTTCGGTGGCGGCGCAGGAGGCGACACTGGAGGCGGCGTAGGAAACGGTGCAGGAGGCGGCGGGGGATATGGCACTGTGGGGGGGTTTGGCGGCGGAGGATATGGCCCTGTCGGGGGGTTCAGTGGCGGAGTATTCGGCGGGGGAGACATATCTGACGCCGAAATCTCCCGGCGCCAAATGGACACCATCATCCTCCTTCTGCAGCGCCTCAGTGACAGGCAAGCCACCTTCGAGACCCTCCAAGGCCAGCGATCAGAGCGGATTGACAGCATCAACTACAG ACTAACCCGCATGGAGCTGCTGGCGGAGGAGCGGAAGGGCGTGCTCAACGAGATCAGCAACGCCATCCAGCACCGAATGGAGACCACCGACAACGAGATGGACCGCATCACCGGCCTCATGGACAACGTCAAGGACAGCATCTCCGCCCTCACTCAGCGCCACGTCGATCTCCGCGGCCTCATCACGGACCTCCCAAGAGCAG ATACGGGCGAGAACAACGACCAGAAGCTACAGGCGGTGGCGGCCTCCGTGTTCAGCGTTCACTCGGTCGCCCAGGCCATTCAGCATGAGCTCGGGGAGGTCGGACTCAACCTGACGCGGCTCATGAACACCACTGG AACGCTCGACCACATCCAGAACAACATGGTGTCGAAGCAGCACCTTCTCCAGAGCCTCAACGAGCTCAAGTCCAGCCAGACGGTGGCCACGGCGTCCATTATGCCCCGGATGATGagcacgagggggaggggaggcggcaaAGTTGAACAGG AGCCCGAGGACTGCTGGCAGCTTCTCCGCCAAGGCAAGAAAAAGTCGGGCGTCTACCGCATCCAGCCGCAGTACTCCAGTGTTCCCTTCTTCGTCTACTGCGACATGGAAACCGAAGGCGGTGGTTGGACG GTGATTCAGCGACGCGAGGACGGCACAGTGGACTTCCTCCGCGAATGGAACGAGTACAAGCACGGTTTCGGTAACCTGGCGGGCGAGTTCTGGCTGGGGAACGAGAAGATCTACCTCCTCACGAGCCAGCAC GTTTCGAAGCTTCGGATTGACCTGTCTGATTTCGACCAGCAAAACGGTTTTGCAGTGTATTCCGCGTTCGCTATAGGGTCTGAGCTGGAAGGTTACTCGCTCAAAATGTTGGGCGAATACAGGGGAGACGCAG GCGACTCTCTGCGTTACCACGTGGGTCGGCGCTTCAGCACCATCGACGTGGATAACGACGCCTGGCCCGAGCGGAACTGCGCCCGAGACCACATGGGCGCCTGGTGGTACAGGGCCTGCGACACAAG ACAATTATCCACGCCAACATTCTCCAACAGCAACCTCAACGGCCGCTACTTGCACGGGCCGGTCCCCCCCGACCACCAATACACCGGCCTCTACTGGTACGACTTCCGCGGGCCGCGCTACTCCCTGTGGCGCTCCCGCATGATGGTCCGCCGGGGGGGCAGTGTCGGCCGCCCGATCTTCAAGGGCATCGATGAAATTAAGACCTCTACCACCACTGTCCG GCCCGAGGAACCTCCCCCAGCGGAAGACGACGAGATCCACTCCGACCCAGAACCCTACGACCCTTACTCCACCTACAACGGATACGATCCCTATGCAATCTATGACGGTTAA
- the LOC125041188 gene encoding fibrinogen C domain-containing protein 1-like isoform X3: protein MGAWAAWAVLLMLAGLVGGQGRDTRPLIRPPPVVGPEGMEEDIPDEAFFVDTVRRNELSESETPAVDERRGGGGGGGGGGGGGRGGGRGGGRGGGRGDRERGGGRGGGDRGGGRGGGDRGGGDRGDGEGVRESAGEERVFGGGAGGDTGGGVGNGAGGGGGYGTVGGFGGGGYGPVGGFSGGVFGGGDISDAEISRRQMDTIILLLQRLSDRQATFETLQGQRSERIDSINYRLTRMELLAEERKGVLNEISNAIQHRMETTDNEMDRITGLMDNVKDSISALTQRHVDLRGLITDLPRAVDTGENNDQKLQAVAASVFSVHSVAQAIQHELGEVGLNLTRLMNTTGTLDHIQNNMVSKQHLLQSLNELKSSQTVATASIMPRMMSTRGRGGGKVEQEPEDCWQLLRQGKKKSGVYRIQPQYSSVPFFVYCDMETEGGGWTVIQRREDGTVDFLREWNEYKHGFGNLAGEFWLGNEKIYLLTSQHVSKLRIDLSDFDQQNGFAVYSAFAIGSELEGYSLKMLGEYRGDAGDSLRYHVGRRFSTIDVDNDAWPERNCARDHMGAWWYRACDTRQLSTPTFSNSNLNGRYLHGPVPPDHQYTGLYWYDFRGPRYSLWRSRMMVRRGGSVGRPIFKGIDEIKTSTTTVRPEEPPPAEDDEIHSDPEPYDPYSTYNGYDPYAIYDG from the exons ATGGGGGCGTGGGCGGCCTGGGCGGTATTACTCATGCTAGCTGGGCTCGTGGGCGGCCAGGGCAGGGATACACGCCCACTCATCAGACCTCCTCCG GTCGTGGGGCCAGAGGGCATGGAGGAGGACATCCCGGACGAGGCCTTCTTCGTCGACACCGTCAGGAGAAACGAG CTGAGTGAAAGTGAGACTCCTGCcgtagacgagaggagaggaggcggcggcggcggcggaggaggaggtggaggaggacgaggaggaggaagaggaggagggagaggtggtggcagaggtgacagagaaagaggagggggcagaggaggaggcgatcgaggagggggcagaggaggaggcgacCGAGGTGGGGGCGATAGAGGGGAcggtgaaggagtgagagagagtgccgGAGAGGAGAGGGTCTTCGGTGGCGGCGCAGGAGGCGACACTGGAGGCGGCGTAGGAAACGGTGCAGGAGGCGGCGGGGGATATGGCACTGTGGGGGGGTTTGGCGGCGGAGGATATGGCCCTGTCGGGGGGTTCAGTGGCGGAGTATTCGGCGGGGGAGACATATCTGACGCCGAAATCTCCCGGCGCCAAATGGACACCATCATCCTCCTTCTGCAGCGCCTCAGTGACAGGCAAGCCACCTTCGAGACCCTCCAAGGCCAGCGATCAGAGCGGATTGACAGCATCAACTACAG ACTAACCCGCATGGAGCTGCTGGCGGAGGAGCGGAAGGGCGTGCTCAACGAGATCAGCAACGCCATCCAGCACCGAATGGAGACCACCGACAACGAGATGGACCGCATCACCGGCCTCATGGACAACGTCAAGGACAGCATCTCCGCCCTCACTCAGCGCCACGTCGATCTCCGCGGCCTCATCACGGACCTCCCAAGAGCAG TAGATACGGGCGAGAACAACGACCAGAAGCTACAGGCGGTGGCGGCCTCCGTGTTCAGCGTTCACTCGGTCGCCCAGGCCATTCAGCATGAGCTCGGGGAGGTCGGACTCAACCTGACGCGGCTCATGAACACCACTGG AACGCTCGACCACATCCAGAACAACATGGTGTCGAAGCAGCACCTTCTCCAGAGCCTCAACGAGCTCAAGTCCAGCCAGACGGTGGCCACGGCGTCCATTATGCCCCGGATGATGagcacgagggggaggggaggcggcaaAGTTGAACAGG AGCCCGAGGACTGCTGGCAGCTTCTCCGCCAAGGCAAGAAAAAGTCGGGCGTCTACCGCATCCAGCCGCAGTACTCCAGTGTTCCCTTCTTCGTCTACTGCGACATGGAAACCGAAGGCGGTGGTTGGACG GTGATTCAGCGACGCGAGGACGGCACAGTGGACTTCCTCCGCGAATGGAACGAGTACAAGCACGGTTTCGGTAACCTGGCGGGCGAGTTCTGGCTGGGGAACGAGAAGATCTACCTCCTCACGAGCCAGCAC GTTTCGAAGCTTCGGATTGACCTGTCTGATTTCGACCAGCAAAACGGTTTTGCAGTGTATTCCGCGTTCGCTATAGGGTCTGAGCTGGAAGGTTACTCGCTCAAAATGTTGGGCGAATACAGGGGAGACGCAG GCGACTCTCTGCGTTACCACGTGGGTCGGCGCTTCAGCACCATCGACGTGGATAACGACGCCTGGCCCGAGCGGAACTGCGCCCGAGACCACATGGGCGCCTGGTGGTACAGGGCCTGCGACACAAG ACAATTATCCACGCCAACATTCTCCAACAGCAACCTCAACGGCCGCTACTTGCACGGGCCGGTCCCCCCCGACCACCAATACACCGGCCTCTACTGGTACGACTTCCGCGGGCCGCGCTACTCCCTGTGGCGCTCCCGCATGATGGTCCGCCGGGGGGGCAGTGTCGGCCGCCCGATCTTCAAGGGCATCGATGAAATTAAGACCTCTACCACCACTGTCCG GCCCGAGGAACCTCCCCCAGCGGAAGACGACGAGATCCACTCCGACCCAGAACCCTACGACCCTTACTCCACCTACAACGGATACGATCCCTATGCAATCTATGACGGTTAA
- the LOC125041188 gene encoding fibrinogen C domain-containing protein 1-like isoform X1 — protein MGAWAAWAVLLMLAGLVGGQGRDTRPLIRPPPEVVGPEGMEEDIPDEAFFVDTVRRNELSESETPAVDERRGGGGGGGGGGGGGRGGGRGGGRGGGRGDRERGGGRGGGDRGGGRGGGDRGGGDRGDGEGVRESAGEERVFGGGAGGDTGGGVGNGAGGGGGYGTVGGFGGGGYGPVGGFSGGVFGGGDISDAEISRRQMDTIILLLQRLSDRQATFETLQGQRSERIDSINYRLTRMELLAEERKGVLNEISNAIQHRMETTDNEMDRITGLMDNVKDSISALTQRHVDLRGLITDLPRAVDTGENNDQKLQAVAASVFSVHSVAQAIQHELGEVGLNLTRLMNTTGTLDHIQNNMVSKQHLLQSLNELKSSQTVATASIMPRMMSTRGRGGGKVEQEPEDCWQLLRQGKKKSGVYRIQPQYSSVPFFVYCDMETEGGGWTVIQRREDGTVDFLREWNEYKHGFGNLAGEFWLGNEKIYLLTSQHVSKLRIDLSDFDQQNGFAVYSAFAIGSELEGYSLKMLGEYRGDAGDSLRYHVGRRFSTIDVDNDAWPERNCARDHMGAWWYRACDTRQLSTPTFSNSNLNGRYLHGPVPPDHQYTGLYWYDFRGPRYSLWRSRMMVRRGGSVGRPIFKGIDEIKTSTTTVRPEEPPPAEDDEIHSDPEPYDPYSTYNGYDPYAIYDG, from the exons ATGGGGGCGTGGGCGGCCTGGGCGGTATTACTCATGCTAGCTGGGCTCGTGGGCGGCCAGGGCAGGGATACACGCCCACTCATCAGACCTCCTCCG GAGGTCGTGGGGCCAGAGGGCATGGAGGAGGACATCCCGGACGAGGCCTTCTTCGTCGACACCGTCAGGAGAAACGAG CTGAGTGAAAGTGAGACTCCTGCcgtagacgagaggagaggaggcggcggcggcggcggaggaggaggtggaggaggacgaggaggaggaagaggaggagggagaggtggtggcagaggtgacagagaaagaggagggggcagaggaggaggcgatcgaggagggggcagaggaggaggcgacCGAGGTGGGGGCGATAGAGGGGAcggtgaaggagtgagagagagtgccgGAGAGGAGAGGGTCTTCGGTGGCGGCGCAGGAGGCGACACTGGAGGCGGCGTAGGAAACGGTGCAGGAGGCGGCGGGGGATATGGCACTGTGGGGGGGTTTGGCGGCGGAGGATATGGCCCTGTCGGGGGGTTCAGTGGCGGAGTATTCGGCGGGGGAGACATATCTGACGCCGAAATCTCCCGGCGCCAAATGGACACCATCATCCTCCTTCTGCAGCGCCTCAGTGACAGGCAAGCCACCTTCGAGACCCTCCAAGGCCAGCGATCAGAGCGGATTGACAGCATCAACTACAG ACTAACCCGCATGGAGCTGCTGGCGGAGGAGCGGAAGGGCGTGCTCAACGAGATCAGCAACGCCATCCAGCACCGAATGGAGACCACCGACAACGAGATGGACCGCATCACCGGCCTCATGGACAACGTCAAGGACAGCATCTCCGCCCTCACTCAGCGCCACGTCGATCTCCGCGGCCTCATCACGGACCTCCCAAGAGCAG TAGATACGGGCGAGAACAACGACCAGAAGCTACAGGCGGTGGCGGCCTCCGTGTTCAGCGTTCACTCGGTCGCCCAGGCCATTCAGCATGAGCTCGGGGAGGTCGGACTCAACCTGACGCGGCTCATGAACACCACTGG AACGCTCGACCACATCCAGAACAACATGGTGTCGAAGCAGCACCTTCTCCAGAGCCTCAACGAGCTCAAGTCCAGCCAGACGGTGGCCACGGCGTCCATTATGCCCCGGATGATGagcacgagggggaggggaggcggcaaAGTTGAACAGG AGCCCGAGGACTGCTGGCAGCTTCTCCGCCAAGGCAAGAAAAAGTCGGGCGTCTACCGCATCCAGCCGCAGTACTCCAGTGTTCCCTTCTTCGTCTACTGCGACATGGAAACCGAAGGCGGTGGTTGGACG GTGATTCAGCGACGCGAGGACGGCACAGTGGACTTCCTCCGCGAATGGAACGAGTACAAGCACGGTTTCGGTAACCTGGCGGGCGAGTTCTGGCTGGGGAACGAGAAGATCTACCTCCTCACGAGCCAGCAC GTTTCGAAGCTTCGGATTGACCTGTCTGATTTCGACCAGCAAAACGGTTTTGCAGTGTATTCCGCGTTCGCTATAGGGTCTGAGCTGGAAGGTTACTCGCTCAAAATGTTGGGCGAATACAGGGGAGACGCAG GCGACTCTCTGCGTTACCACGTGGGTCGGCGCTTCAGCACCATCGACGTGGATAACGACGCCTGGCCCGAGCGGAACTGCGCCCGAGACCACATGGGCGCCTGGTGGTACAGGGCCTGCGACACAAG ACAATTATCCACGCCAACATTCTCCAACAGCAACCTCAACGGCCGCTACTTGCACGGGCCGGTCCCCCCCGACCACCAATACACCGGCCTCTACTGGTACGACTTCCGCGGGCCGCGCTACTCCCTGTGGCGCTCCCGCATGATGGTCCGCCGGGGGGGCAGTGTCGGCCGCCCGATCTTCAAGGGCATCGATGAAATTAAGACCTCTACCACCACTGTCCG GCCCGAGGAACCTCCCCCAGCGGAAGACGACGAGATCCACTCCGACCCAGAACCCTACGACCCTTACTCCACCTACAACGGATACGATCCCTATGCAATCTATGACGGTTAA